One window from the genome of Triticum urartu cultivar G1812 unplaced genomic scaffold, Tu2.1 TuUngrouped_contig_4825, whole genome shotgun sequence encodes:
- the LOC125528374 gene encoding probable prolyl 4-hydroxylase 7 isoform X2: MAGAAARASPPTPRQWRSHDPTTVAPVMPPLLLLLLAALALALALAPALPHAAAGGGARFYDPARVTQISWRPRAFLYSGFLSHAECDHLIKLAKGRLEKSMVADNESGKSVMSQVRTSSGTFLSKREDEIISGIEKCVAAWTFLPEENAESMQVLHYEVGQKYDAHFNYFSDKKNVKRGGHRVATVLMYLTDVKKGGETVFPVAEGRDLQHKDETWSECARHGLAAASPTPS; encoded by the exons ATGGCAGGAGCTGCAGCACGGGCCTCTCCTCCAACACCTCGACAATGGAGGAGCCATGACCCCACCACCGTCGCCCCCGTCATGCCGCCgctcctcctgctcctcctcgccgccctcgcgctcgccctcgccctcgccccggccctcccccacgccgccgccggaGGGGGCGCCAGGTTCTACGACCCGGCGCGGGTCACCCAGATCTCATGGCGCCCCAG GGCGTTCCTGTACAGCGGCTTCCTCTCGCACGCCGAGTGCGACCACCTCATCAAGCTG GCCAAGGGGAGGCTGGAGAAGTCGATGGTGGCCGACAATGAGTCCGGGAAGAGTGTCATGAGCCAGGTGCGCACAAGCTCCGGCACCTTCTTGTCCAAGCGCGAG GATGAAATTATCTCTGGAATTGAAAAGTGTGTAGCTGCTTGGACGTTTCTCCCTGAAG AAAATGCCGAGTCGATGCAGGTTCTGCATTATGAAGTTGGTCAGAAGTATGATGCCCACTTCAATTATTTTAGTGACAAAAAGAACGTGAAGCGTGGTGGTCATCGAGTTGCCACTGTTCTTATGTACCTGACAGATGTGAAGAAGGGTGGAGAGACTGTGTTCCCAGTTGCTGAG GGAAGAGATTTACAACATAAGGATGAAACGTGGTCGGAGTGCGCGAGACATGGCCTGGCAG CAGCATCTCCAACCCCTTCCTGA
- the LOC125528374 gene encoding probable prolyl 4-hydroxylase 7 isoform X3, which translates to MAGAAARASPPTPRQWRSHDPTTVAPVMPPLLLLLLAALALALALAPALPHAAAGGGARFYDPARVTQISWRPRAFLYSGFLSHAECDHLIKLAKGRLEKSMVADNESGKSVMSQVRTSSGTFLSKREDEIISGIEKCVAAWTFLPEENAESMQVLHYEVGQKYDAHFNYFSDKKNVKRGGHRVATVLMYLTDVKKGGETVFPVAEGRDLQHKDETWSECARHGLAASPTPS; encoded by the exons ATGGCAGGAGCTGCAGCACGGGCCTCTCCTCCAACACCTCGACAATGGAGGAGCCATGACCCCACCACCGTCGCCCCCGTCATGCCGCCgctcctcctgctcctcctcgccgccctcgcgctcgccctcgccctcgccccggccctcccccacgccgccgccggaGGGGGCGCCAGGTTCTACGACCCGGCGCGGGTCACCCAGATCTCATGGCGCCCCAG GGCGTTCCTGTACAGCGGCTTCCTCTCGCACGCCGAGTGCGACCACCTCATCAAGCTG GCCAAGGGGAGGCTGGAGAAGTCGATGGTGGCCGACAATGAGTCCGGGAAGAGTGTCATGAGCCAGGTGCGCACAAGCTCCGGCACCTTCTTGTCCAAGCGCGAG GATGAAATTATCTCTGGAATTGAAAAGTGTGTAGCTGCTTGGACGTTTCTCCCTGAAG AAAATGCCGAGTCGATGCAGGTTCTGCATTATGAAGTTGGTCAGAAGTATGATGCCCACTTCAATTATTTTAGTGACAAAAAGAACGTGAAGCGTGGTGGTCATCGAGTTGCCACTGTTCTTATGTACCTGACAGATGTGAAGAAGGGTGGAGAGACTGTGTTCCCAGTTGCTGAG GGAAGAGATTTACAACATAAGGATGAAACGTGGTCGGAGTGCGCGAGACATGGCCTGGCAG CATCTCCAACCCCTTCCTGA
- the LOC125528374 gene encoding probable prolyl 4-hydroxylase 7 isoform X1, whose protein sequence is MAGAAARASPPTPRQWRSHDPTTVAPVMPPLLLLLLAALALALALAPALPHAAAGGGARFYDPARVTQISWRPRAFLYSGFLSHAECDHLIKLAKGRLEKSMVADNESGKSVMSQVRTSSGTFLSKREDEIISGIEKCVAAWTFLPEENAESMQVLHYEVGQKYDAHFNYFSDKKNVKRGGHRVATVLMYLTDVKKGGETVFPVAEGRDLQHKDETWSECARHGLAESKGRELKSDSAPYLTAASPTPS, encoded by the exons ATGGCAGGAGCTGCAGCACGGGCCTCTCCTCCAACACCTCGACAATGGAGGAGCCATGACCCCACCACCGTCGCCCCCGTCATGCCGCCgctcctcctgctcctcctcgccgccctcgcgctcgccctcgccctcgccccggccctcccccacgccgccgccggaGGGGGCGCCAGGTTCTACGACCCGGCGCGGGTCACCCAGATCTCATGGCGCCCCAG GGCGTTCCTGTACAGCGGCTTCCTCTCGCACGCCGAGTGCGACCACCTCATCAAGCTG GCCAAGGGGAGGCTGGAGAAGTCGATGGTGGCCGACAATGAGTCCGGGAAGAGTGTCATGAGCCAGGTGCGCACAAGCTCCGGCACCTTCTTGTCCAAGCGCGAG GATGAAATTATCTCTGGAATTGAAAAGTGTGTAGCTGCTTGGACGTTTCTCCCTGAAG AAAATGCCGAGTCGATGCAGGTTCTGCATTATGAAGTTGGTCAGAAGTATGATGCCCACTTCAATTATTTTAGTGACAAAAAGAACGTGAAGCGTGGTGGTCATCGAGTTGCCACTGTTCTTATGTACCTGACAGATGTGAAGAAGGGTGGAGAGACTGTGTTCCCAGTTGCTGAG GGAAGAGATTTACAACATAAGGATGAAACGTGGTCGGAGTGCGCGAGACATGGCCTGGCAG AATCCAAAGGCAGAGAACTCAAGTCTGACTCTGCCCCCTATCTCACAGCAGCATCTCCAACCCCTTCCTGA
- the LOC125528374 gene encoding probable prolyl 4-hydroxylase 7 isoform X4, which produces MAGAAARASPPTPRQWRSHDPTTVAPVMPPLLLLLLAALALALALAPALPHAAAGGGARFYDPARVTQISWRPRAFLYSGFLSHAECDHLIKLAKGRLEKSMVADNESGKSVMSQVRTSSGTFLSKREDEIISGIEKCVAAWTFLPEENAESMQVLHYEVGQKYDAHFNYFSDKKNVKRGGHRVATVLMYLTDVKKGGETVFPVAEGRDLQHKDETWSECARHGLAV; this is translated from the exons ATGGCAGGAGCTGCAGCACGGGCCTCTCCTCCAACACCTCGACAATGGAGGAGCCATGACCCCACCACCGTCGCCCCCGTCATGCCGCCgctcctcctgctcctcctcgccgccctcgcgctcgccctcgccctcgccccggccctcccccacgccgccgccggaGGGGGCGCCAGGTTCTACGACCCGGCGCGGGTCACCCAGATCTCATGGCGCCCCAG GGCGTTCCTGTACAGCGGCTTCCTCTCGCACGCCGAGTGCGACCACCTCATCAAGCTG GCCAAGGGGAGGCTGGAGAAGTCGATGGTGGCCGACAATGAGTCCGGGAAGAGTGTCATGAGCCAGGTGCGCACAAGCTCCGGCACCTTCTTGTCCAAGCGCGAG GATGAAATTATCTCTGGAATTGAAAAGTGTGTAGCTGCTTGGACGTTTCTCCCTGAAG AAAATGCCGAGTCGATGCAGGTTCTGCATTATGAAGTTGGTCAGAAGTATGATGCCCACTTCAATTATTTTAGTGACAAAAAGAACGTGAAGCGTGGTGGTCATCGAGTTGCCACTGTTCTTATGTACCTGACAGATGTGAAGAAGGGTGGAGAGACTGTGTTCCCAGTTGCTGAG GGAAGAGATTTACAACATAAGGATGAAACGTGGTCGGAGTGCGCGAGACATGGCCTGGCAG TTTGA